One Belonocnema kinseyi isolate 2016_QV_RU_SX_M_011 chromosome 6, B_treatae_v1, whole genome shotgun sequence genomic region harbors:
- the LOC117175615 gene encoding uncharacterized protein F54H12.2-like: MDDITTQNQGLVDRRLILGEEGKIDLIGYLHSDVFNQYKFLLNGVELRVRLVRSKDAFCLMDPTNRAYLHIQEASLLIRRAKISPGILLAHVKSLSQCTAKFPLTRVEVKTLTIHSGVQSETLDNVILDQLPKRIIIGYVKNDAFNGHRNGMQIQLKPLQPDFSRGKLCIDTYHTLFPGTGIHFMNEENNIDRFDYANEYCLFAFDLTPDLSATCQSHWNLVKHGSLRIKHCVEETLQQTINCIVYAEYDNDLEIDASRQVIVDYSG, translated from the exons ATGGATGACATCACAACGCAGAACCAGGGTCTCGTCGATCGACGACTTATACTGGGTGAAGAAGGAAAAATTGATCTGATTGGTTATTTGCACAGTGATGTTTTCAATCAGTATAAATTTCTCTTGAATGGTGTTGAACTTAGAGTTCGACTGGTGCGTTCTAAGGATGCTTTTTGTCTTATGGATCCAACTAATCGGGCTTATCTTCATATTCAAGAAGCATCTCTTCTTATTCGGCGTGCAAAAATCAGCCCTGGGATTCTGCTTGCACACGTAAAATCTCTTTCTCAATGTACGGCCAAGTTCCCACTTACCAGAGTAGAGGTTAAAACACTCACAATTCATTCTGGTGTTCAAAGTGAAACTCTCGATAATGTTATACTCGATCAACTACCGAAAAGGATCATCATTGGATATGTCAAAAATGATGCATTCAACGGTCATCGTA ATGGTATGCAAATTCAGTTAAAGCCTTTGCAACCAGATTTCTCAAGAGGAAAGCTATGCATTGATACTTATCATACTCTGTTTCCCGGAACGGGGATTCATTTTATGAACGAGGAAAATAATATTGATCGTTTTGATTACGCAAATGAATACTGCCTGTTTGCATTTGATCTTACGCCTGATCTTTCTGCAACTTGTCAATCACACTGGAATCTCGTTAAACATGGCAGCCTTCGCATTAAGCATTGTGTAGAAGAAACACTacaacaaactattaattgtataGTCTACGCAGAATACGACAATGACTTGGAAATTGACGCGTCCAGGCAGGTTATAGTAGATTACAGCGGTTAA
- the LOC117175616 gene encoding uncharacterized protein LOC117175616, with protein MAPLKDGLSNSSKRIRFVFYDLETRQTKTLPGDNSVHIHEPNLCVVQKVCSDCLLNENMNNSCKYCGVRQLVFRGDELIENFIEHVTHERKQLSQTICIAHNAKGSDLQFILRYLVEGKGTRIRPKVILNGTKIMLMQVGECKFVDSLNYMPRPLSALPKEFGLTGEHSKKGTFPHFFNRPDNDLYVGPLPLFEDYSPDTMSIEARKEFYDVTILRRACLAYRTIFSKCGNVCPFTESTTIASACSGIYRKNFLLPEITGIIPNGGDRRANKKSVKAIEWLLWVGREIGVETQHAARSRELRLPEGALVDGYYIDGDEKRHVLQFHGCFWHGCVDCYKLNRDEKLKSGDTIDMCYENTRATSEKIRKAGYVLTEIWKCKYDKLKKIPPV; from the coding sequence ATGGCCCCACTTAAGGACGGTCTCTCTAATTCCTCGAAGCGAATcagatttgtattttatgatttaGAAACACGTCAAACGAAAACGCTTCCTGGGGATAATTCGGTACACATACATGAGCCGAATCTCTGTGTAGTTCAGAAAGTCTGCTCTGACTGTTTActgaatgaaaatatgaataattcttgtaaatattgTGGTGTCAGACAATTAGTATTCAGAGGGGATGAACTTATAGAGAATTTTATAGAGCACGTAACACACGAGAGGAAACAGCTTAGTCAGACAATTTGCATTGCACACAATGCAAAAGGGTCTGACCTACAATTTATTCTTAGATACCTAGTAGAGGGTAAAGGTACCAGAATCCGTCCAAAAGTAATATTGAATGGTACTAAAATCATGCTCATGCAGGTCGGTGAATGTAAATTCGTAGATAGCTTGAACTACATGCCTAGGCCTTTGAGTGCTCTCCCCAAAGAATTTGGTCTCACTGGTGAGCATTCAAAGAAAGGCACATTCCCACATTTTTTCAATAGGCCAGATAATGATTTGTATGTAGGCCCTTTGCCACTATTTGAGGATTACTCTCCAGATACCATGAGTATCGAGGCTCGTAAAGAATTTTACGATGTGACAATACTTCGTCGCGCCTGTCTCGCatatagaacaattttttcaaaatgtggtAATGTGTGTCCTTTTACTGAATCCACTACCATCGCTTCTGCTTGCTCAGGAATCTACCGAAAGAATTTCCTTCTCCCTGAAATCACAGGTATAATACCGAATGGTGGAGACAGACGAGCAAATAAAAAGTCTGTAAAAGCTATTGAATGGCTATTATGGGTAGGACGAGAAATTGGGGTGGAAACCCAACACGCGGCAAGATCTCGTGAATTACGTCTACCAGAGGGAGCGCTAGTTGACGGTTACTATATAGATGGTGATGAAAAGCGCCATGTTTTACAGTTTCATGGCTGCTTTTGGCATGGGTGTGTGGATTGTTACAAGTTAAATCGCGATGAGAAATTAAAATCTGGGGATACAATTGATATGTGTTATGAGAACACTCGCGCCACgagtgaaaaaattcgaaaagccgGTTACGTACTAACCGAAATATGGAAgtgtaaatatgataaattaaaaaaaattcccccgGTATGA
- the LOC117175617 gene encoding uncharacterized protein LOC117175617 gives MEQGSRNYNRDNRIDEYDTILSDDSMGGSDHVLASSSSEFSESDVDSEASNVEIEEQSQATNGEYSPNLNSRHDGGADIMDDHNNDDKNENENVINDYDGDGCQMTRDEHMREDHLDVNEDDEGGNSVQAHNTTDHVEIKMEAENSEEETEMEVETEEEVNEDAEDACNTRIYWIINCSRDT, from the exons ATGGAGCAGGGAT CCCGAAATTATAACAGGGATAATCGCATCGATGAATATGATACGATCTTATCTGATGATTCCATGGGCGGGAGTGATCACGTCCTAGCATCTTCATCATCGGAATTCAGTGAATCAGATGTCGATTCAGAGGCGAGTAATGTGGAAATTGAAGAGCAGAGTCAAGCCACTAACGGGGAATATTCACCTAATTTAAATAGCAGACATGACGGTGGGGCCGATATAATGGATGACCATAATAATGATGACAAGAACGAAAATGAGAACGTGATAAATGATTACGATGGGGATGGTTGTCAGATGACTAGAGATGAACATATGAGGGAAGATCATCTGGATGTGAATG aaGATGACGAGGGGGGAAACAGTGTTCAGGCGCATAATACAACTGatcatgttgaaattaaaatggaaGCGGAGAACAGTGAAGAAG aaaccGAAATGGAAGTAGAAACAGAGGAAGAGGTGAATGAAGATGCCGAAGACGCATGCAACACCAGAATTTACTGGATCATCAACTGCAGCAGAGACACTTAA